In the Vogesella sp. XCS3 genome, GGGCACGCTGAAGATGATGGCGCAGTTTGCCGTGCTGTCGCGGCTGAAAGACCCGGAAAACTCCAGCCTGTACAGCAAGATGCTGGTGTACGACGGTGACAACCTGAAAGACACCGACCCGAAGGCCAAGTCGCACCAGGAATACCGCGACTTTGCCGGCGTGGACGAGGGCATGAACGGCCTGTCTACCCGCTTTGCCTACAAGATCCTGTCCAAGGTGTTCAACTTCGACCACACCGAGGTCGCGGCCAACCCGGTACACCTGATGTACGTGCTGGAGCAGCAAGTAGAGCGCGAGCAGTTTCCGGCAGAGCAGGAGCAGAAATACCTGACCTTCCTGAAAGAGTATCTGGCGCCCAAGTACGTGGAGTTCATCGGCAAGGAAATCCAGACCGCCTACCTGGAAAGCTATAGCGAATACGGCCAGAACATTTTTGACCGCTACGTGACCTTTGCCGACTTCTGGATCCAGGATCAGGAATACCGCGACCCGGACACCGGCGAGAACTTCGACCGTACCTCGCTGAACGCCGAACTGGAGAAAATCGAAAAGCCGGCAGGCATCTCCAATCCGAAAGACTTCCGCAACGAGATCGTGAACTTTGTGCTGCGTGCCCGCGCCAACAATGCCGGCAATAACCCGGCCTGGACCAGCTACGAGAAGCTGCGCACCGTGATCGAGAAAAAAATGTTCTCGAACACCGAAGAGTTGCTGCCGGTGATCAGCTTTAATGCCAAAGCCAGCGCCGACGAGGCCAAAAAGCACGAAGACTTTGTCAACCGCATGGTCACCAAGGGTTACACGCCCAAGCAGGTACGCCTGCTGTGCGAATGGTATCTGCGGGTGCGCAAGTCATCCTGAGCAGTACGCGGCACCAGGTTGGCCGCAGCGTTGCGGCCAACCTGTCACCGTGACCACACGGCTAGGAGGCAAGCATGTCGCACATTATCGACAGAAGACTGAACGGCAAGAACAAATCCGCCGTCAACCGCGAGCGCTTTTTGCGCCGTTTCAAAGCCCAGATCAAGGAAGCCGTCGGCAAGGCCATCAAGGGGCGCAGCATCACCGACATTGAAAGCGGCGAGAACGTATCCATCCCGGTGAAGGACATCTCGGAACCGTCGTTCCACCACGGCCGCGGTGGCGTGGGCGAACACGTGCACCCCGGCAACGAAGAATTTGTGCAGGGCGACCGTATCAAGCGCCCCCAGGGCGGCGGTGGCGGCGGCGGGGGGGGCAAAGCCAGTAATGAAGGCGAGGGGGAAGACGACTTTGCCTTCCAGCTGTCGCGCGAAGAATTCATGAACGTGTTTTTCGAAGACCTGGCGCTGCCCAATCTGGTGAAAACCCAGTTGATGGGCATCGAGGAAATGAAACCGGTGCGCGCCGGCTACACCAACGATGGCACGCCGGCCAATATCAGCATCGTGCGCAGCCTGCGCGGTGCCCTGGCGCGGCGCGTGGCGATGGCGGCGCCCACGCTGGCGCGCCTGCGCGAAGCCGAAGAAGACCTGGACACGCTGCTGGAGTCGGACGACGACAACGCGCTGGAAGTGCGCGAGCGCCGTCGGCATATCCATGCGCTGCGCGAAAAGATCAACCACATCCCGTTCATCGACCCGTTCGACCTGCGCTACAACAACCGCGTCAAGCAGCCCAAACCCACCAGCAAGGCGGTGATGTTCTGCCTGATGGACGTGTCCGGCTCCATGGACGAGGGCAAGAAGGATATGGCCAAGCGCTTTTTCATCCTGTTGTACCTGTTCTTGCAGCGCAATTACGAGAAGATCGAAGTGGTGTTCATCCGCCACCACACCAGCGCGGTAGAAGTGAACGAGCACGACTTCTTTCACTCGCGCGAGTCGGGCGGTACCGTAGTGTCGTCGGCGCTGAACCTGATGGCCGATATCGTGAAGAAACGCTATGCCAACAGCGAATGGAACATCTACGCCGCCCAGGCGTCCGACGGGGATAACTGGGATAGTGATTCGGCCAACTGCGGCAAGATCCTGCAGGAGAACATCCTGCCGTGGTGCCAGTACTACGCGTACATCGAAATCACCGAGGGCGAGCCGCAAAACCTGTGGTACGAGTACCTGCGCGTGGCCGAGCAGCACAAGCACTTCGCCATGCAGAAAATCCGCTCGCCGGCTGATATCTATCCGGTTTTCCGCGAACTGTTCAAGCGGCAGCCGGCCACCCGCTAGGGTTGGCCGCAGGCACAGCAGCAGGAGGGCAGCATCATGACAGCTATCTCCACCGGGTCCGAATGGACCTTCGACCTGATTGACGAATACGACAAAGCCATCCGCGACATTGCGGTGAACGAGTTCCAGCTGGACTGCTACCCCAACCAGCTGGAGGTGATTACCGCCGAGCAGATGATGGATGCCTACTCGTCGGTAGGCATGCCGGTGAACTACCACCACTGGAGCTTTGGCAAGCACTTTGTCAGCACCGAAAAGAGCTACAAGCGCGGCCAGATGGGGCTGGCGTATGAAATCGTGATCAACTCCAACCCCTGCATCGCCTACCTGATGGAAGAAAACTCCATGACGATGCAGGCGCTGGTGATCGCGCACGCCGCCTACGGCCACAACAGCTTCTTCAAGGGCAACTACCTGTTCCGCACCTGGACCGACGCCAGCGCCATCATCGATTACCTGGTGTTTGCCCGGCAGTACATCAGCCGCTGCGAAGAGCGCTACGGCATCGACGCGGTGGAGGAGCTGCTGGATAGCTGCCACGCGCTGATGAACTACGGCGTAGACCGCTACAAGCGGCCGCAAAAACTGTCGCTGGCCGAAGAACAAGCCCGCCTGCACGAACGCGAAGCCTATCTGCAGACGCAGGTCAACGACCTGTGGCGCACCATTCCGCGCCGCGAGCGCGACGACAGCGCCAAGGCCGCGCCGCGCTTTCCGGCCGAGCCGCAGGAAAACCTGCTGTACTTCATCGAGAAGTCGGCGCCGCTGCTGGAACCGTGGCAGCGCGAGATCATCCGCATTGTGCGCAAGGTGGCGCAGTACTTCTACCCGCAGCGCCAGACCCAGGTGATGAACGAGGGCTGGGCCACCTTCTGGCACTACACCTTGCTGAACCGCCTGTACGAGAAGGGCATGGTGACCGACGGCTTCATGATGGAGTTCCTGCAAAGCCACACCAATGTGGTGTACCAGCCGCCGGTTACCGCGCGCTGGTACAACGGCATCAACCC is a window encoding:
- a CDS encoding YeaH/YhbH family protein, translated to MSHIIDRRLNGKNKSAVNRERFLRRFKAQIKEAVGKAIKGRSITDIESGENVSIPVKDISEPSFHHGRGGVGEHVHPGNEEFVQGDRIKRPQGGGGGGGGGKASNEGEGEDDFAFQLSREEFMNVFFEDLALPNLVKTQLMGIEEMKPVRAGYTNDGTPANISIVRSLRGALARRVAMAAPTLARLREAEEDLDTLLESDDDNALEVRERRRHIHALREKINHIPFIDPFDLRYNNRVKQPKPTSKAVMFCLMDVSGSMDEGKKDMAKRFFILLYLFLQRNYEKIEVVFIRHHTSAVEVNEHDFFHSRESGGTVVSSALNLMADIVKKRYANSEWNIYAAQASDGDNWDSDSANCGKILQENILPWCQYYAYIEITEGEPQNLWYEYLRVAEQHKHFAMQKIRSPADIYPVFRELFKRQPATR
- a CDS encoding SpoVR family protein, whose translation is MTAISTGSEWTFDLIDEYDKAIRDIAVNEFQLDCYPNQLEVITAEQMMDAYSSVGMPVNYHHWSFGKHFVSTEKSYKRGQMGLAYEIVINSNPCIAYLMEENSMTMQALVIAHAAYGHNSFFKGNYLFRTWTDASAIIDYLVFARQYISRCEERYGIDAVEELLDSCHALMNYGVDRYKRPQKLSLAEEQARLHEREAYLQTQVNDLWRTIPRRERDDSAKAAPRFPAEPQENLLYFIEKSAPLLEPWQREIIRIVRKVAQYFYPQRQTQVMNEGWATFWHYTLLNRLYEKGMVTDGFMMEFLQSHTNVVYQPPVTARWYNGINPYALGFAMYQDIKRICEAPTDEDREWFPDIAGTPWRPVLEFAMKNFKDESFISQYLSPKLIRDFRLFAIRDDDRDDKLEVAAIHDERGYRRIRQMLSEQYNLGSREPNIQVWNVNLRGDRSLTLRHSMHNRKPLEAGSAQEVLKHVSRLWGFDVKLESVDADGSITQTFSCKPDVSAMA